AGGCGGCCTTGGCGAGAATGTCCGCCACGCTGTACCCGGCCTGTCGTAGAACGAAGCCGTTTGCGCCGCCGAAGAAGCTACCGCCGATGATCGGGAACAGGTAGGCAATCGGGTAGACGGACCACAGGACGACGAGCGAGATGCGGAGCAATTTGATCGTTCCCACAACCTCCCGCGGTTGGCGGTCGAGGGACTTGCTCAGCTCGACGAACAGCACGTAGACGATGTAGATGAACGGAATCATCGAGAGTCCGCCCCACAGCGCACGGATACCGGTGCTCGTGGCAATCTCACCCGGGTAGCCGAGCAGGATCATCAGGGCCGAGGCAGGCACCAACTTGGTCAACAGCCCGCGCTGGTCCTTACGGCCCAGGGCCATGACAGCGATGGTCTCAACGAGCAGCAGCGGCACGGTGAGTAGCCAGTCGACGTACCGATAGGCCTCATTGAACTCCACGTTCGACAAGGCATGGGCGGCGGTGACGGTGGCGCCGGCTGGATAGCTGGCATTCAAGTTGTTAAATATTCTGAAGTAGTGGTAC
This portion of the Dermatophilaceae bacterium Sec6.4 genome encodes:
- a CDS encoding bacteriorhodopsin-like, which gives rise to MVTASGINISSLTSSQFATVYNLFSLVIASMLFTAIYLLFSRDRVSPRYRNALVVSAIVCGIAAYHYFRIFNNLNASYPAGATVTAAHALSNVEFNEAYRYVDWLLTVPLLLVETIAVMALGRKDQRGLLTKLVPASALMILLGYPGEIATSTGIRALWGGLSMIPFIYIVYVLFVELSKSLDRQPREVVGTIKLLRISLVVLWSVYPIAYLFPIIGGSFFGGANGFVLRQAGYSVADILAKAAYGLVIFKVARMKSRLEDAQYDDDHARVVQPDAA